CAGGACCAGACCGATCACTAACGCTCTCTTCATCGTTCACTCCTTTTTCCTATTATACACTATTTTACATCTATCATATTCTCGCGCCGTTGCCGACGGACATTGCCTCAATGAAACGACGGTCCAACGGCGAAGCGGAACGCGAAGTGTTTTTCATCTTCACGAAGCAATCTCGAGTTGCGGGCAAAAATCAAACGGAAGGGGACGTTCAGCATGGGTACAAACACTTTGACTTCAATTCCCAGGGATTGGTAGACATCGTCCAGTTTAATGGGAACACCGGTATCATAACTGTTTCCCACGTCGTAGAAAGCCACGAAAGAAACCTGGTCGTTTAAGGGGATGCTGTATTCGGCGTTGATAAAAAATGCCTTGGTGCCGCCGATGATGTAGTTGTTTTCACTGCTGCGCGGACCGATGGTGTAGATTTCATACCCACGAATCGACCGTTCGCCGCCCAGAAAATAGCGCTCGTAGAACGGGACTTGGTTTTCTCCGAAGTTGTGGATAAACTGGTAGACCAGATGCAATCCCAGGATATGGCGGCGTTTCCACAAGGGAGTGAACTTGACGAATTCGAATTTCACCTTGTGCAGGTCGACGTCGCCCCCCAGAAATCCCCCGCTGTAACGGTAATTGACCAGGTACTTGATTCCGGAACGGGGGAATATCGGAGAATCTACGGTTGAGTAATACAGGGTGGGGGAAAGCGCGGAGAGGGTGCGCTTGCCGCCGGTGTAGTAGTAGTAAGAATAGGGATTGGTGAAATCCAGGTCCGGGTCGATGTCGGTGATTTCAATGCGCTGCAGGCTGTAGACCAGGGAGGCGCCCCAGTAGCGCCAGAAGCGCGAAGAGGTGGAGATGTTGAAGCCTTCGCTGTGCTGGGTGTAGAGGGCGGGAAGCTCGTAAGAAGTACGGTATACCTCGATTCCCAGGCTGGCCGGGGAATTGAACAACCAGGGCTCGGTAAAAGCGAAGCGATAGTTCTTTGAACGGGTACCCTGCTGAAAACTCAGGGCGAAGGTCTCGCCCATGCCCAAAAAATTCTGGGTGGAATATCCGGCGGCGATAAACAGGCCGTCATAGCCGCTGAAACCCACATTGAAGTTGATGGATTGGCGATTGAGTTCCTGGACTTCCACAAGGAGGTTGATTTTCTGCGGATCTTCCGGGTCCGGTTTGATTTCCGGCATCTTTTCCACGGTAACCAGGCCGAGTTGCTTCATGCGCCGGATAGAGTCTTCCAGCAGGTTGATGTTCAGTCGATGCCCCTCGCGCAGGAACCACTCCCTGCGGATGACGTGATCCTTGGTAAAGGTGTTGCCTACGAATTCCAGGCGTCCCAAGTACACGATGTCGTTTTCCTGAACCGTGAAGGTCAGGTCCGCCACCTTCTTTATCGGATCCAGGTTTTCCGCGGGGATCACCTGGCAATAAAAGTAGCCCAGCGAGTAGTAGAGTTTGCGAATCTCTTCAATGGCTTCATTGCGTTTCTTGATGTTAAAGACATCGCCTTTGCCCATCTTGAGCTGGTTTTTCAGGAATTCGGACCTGATGATCTTGTTGCCCTGGACCTGCACTTCTCCCAGGCGGTACCGGGGGCCCAGTTCAACGGGGATAGTGATGCGCAGCATCTTGCGGATTTTTCCGAAAAAGTTGTGGCGGCGGTAAAGAGAGAACTCGGGCGTTCCCACCTTGGCCTCCAGGAACCCCTTCTGCTGCATGCGTTCGCGGATGTTCTCCAGGTCTTCCTGGATTCCTTTCTCATCGTAAACGTCCTTGCCGCCGATGGCGGAGAAAAGTCCATGCGGTTTGTTGTTTTTCAGGCCTTTGCGCAAGAATCGCGCTGAAATCTTCTTTTTGTCCAAACCACTGAACACAACGGCACCGATGCGGGTTTTGGGTCCGGGGTCGACTTTAATGGTCAGGTCCACCTGGTCTTGACCCTTATCACGGGTGATCACGTTCACTTTACCGTTGTTGTAACCTTTCTCCACCAGCAGGTCGGTGATGATCCGTTCCACGCGCTTCACTTTTGCCGGGTCGAAATAGGAGAGGGTGGACAGAACGATGTTGTTTTCCTGTAGCTTTTCTTTGATGGCGTCCTGCTTGATCTTTTTGCCGGTATCGTAGGTGATGGAGGCAATGGTGCGATTCTCTTCCACGGTCACGATCACCGTGTTCGTGCCTTGATCCCGTGCCAGTTCAATGCGAATGTTGCTGAAGAAACCGGTATCCCAGAGGCTTCTGAAATCACGCTGGAGGATGTCCTGTG
This genomic interval from Candidatus Aminicenantes bacterium contains the following:
- the bamA gene encoding outer membrane protein assembly factor BamA, whose protein sequence is MPVLSFAGGYAIRTFYSEVFMKKLAGACVLILLLVGLIHAENIDQIEIRGNRKVSRDTIMFYMKSSPGGPLSQDILQRDFRSLWDTGFFSNIRIELARDQGTNTVIVTVEENRTIASITYDTGKKIKQDAIKEKLQENNIVLSTLSYFDPAKVKRVERIITDLLVEKGYNNGKVNVITRDKGQDQVDLTIKVDPGPKTRIGAVVFSGLDKKKISARFLRKGLKNNKPHGLFSAIGGKDVYDEKGIQEDLENIRERMQQKGFLEAKVGTPEFSLYRRHNFFGKIRKMLRITIPVELGPRYRLGEVQVQGNKIIRSEFLKNQLKMGKGDVFNIKKRNEAIEEIRKLYYSLGYFYCQVIPAENLDPIKKVADLTFTVQENDIVYLGRLEFVGNTFTKDHVIRREWFLREGHRLNINLLEDSIRRMKQLGLVTVEKMPEIKPDPEDPQKINLLVEVQELNRQSINFNVGFSGYDGLFIAAGYSTQNFLGMGETFALSFQQGTRSKNYRFAFTEPWLFNSPASLGIEVYRTSYELPALYTQHSEGFNISTSSRFWRYWGASLVYSLQRIEITDIDPDLDFTNPYSYYYYTGGKRTLSALSPTLYYSTVDSPIFPRSGIKYLVNYRYSGGFLGGDVDLHKVKFEFVKFTPLWKRRHILGLHLVYQFIHNFGENQVPFYERYFLGGERSIRGYEIYTIGPRSSENNYIIGGTKAFFINAEYSIPLNDQVSFVAFYDVGNSYDTGVPIKLDDVYQSLGIEVKVFVPMLNVPFRLIFARNSRLLREDEKHFAFRFAVGPSFH